A single region of the Sphingobium sp. TKS genome encodes:
- a CDS encoding IlvD/Edd family dehydratase yields the protein MSESPKPAHKLRSRAWFDNPDNIDMTALYLERYLNFGLSLEELRSGRPIIGIAQTGSDLSPCNRHHMVLAERIREGIREMGGIALEFPVHPIQETGKRPTAGLDRNLAYLGLVEAIYGYPLDGVVLTTGCDKTTPALLMAAATVNIPAIALSVGPMLNGWHKGERTGSGTIVWHARQLLAAGKIDDEGFIKLVASSAPSTGYCNTMGTATTMNSLAEALGMMLPGSAAIPAPYRDRQEVAYRTGKRIVEMVAEDLKPSDILTLDAFHNAIVVNSAIGGSTNAPIHLAAIARHAGIDLPLKDWETVGHKVPLLVNLQPAGEYLGEDYYRAGGVPAVVSQLIGQGLIREGAMTVNGKTIGQNCRGVEIEDEKVIRPFNQPLKEEAGFLVLSGNLFDAAVMKTSVISEEFRSRYLSNPNDPNAFEGPAVVFDGPEDYHRRIDDPAVGITPDTLLFMRGAGPIGYPGAAEVVNMRPPAYLITEGISALPCIGDGRQSGTSGSPSILNASPEAAAMGGLALLRTGDRVRMDLNTGTVNVLIPDEELEARRAKLVAEGGFKYPASQTPWQEIQRAVVGQMNTGAILEGAEKYQRIAQTMGLPRDNH from the coding sequence ATGAGCGAATCGCCCAAGCCCGCCCATAAGTTGCGCAGCCGCGCCTGGTTCGACAACCCCGACAATATAGACATGACCGCGCTCTATCTGGAGCGTTATCTGAATTTCGGTCTTTCGCTGGAGGAACTGCGCAGCGGCAGGCCGATCATCGGCATCGCCCAGACCGGCAGCGACCTGTCACCCTGCAACCGTCACCATATGGTGCTGGCGGAGCGCATTCGCGAAGGCATCCGCGAAATGGGCGGGATCGCGCTGGAATTTCCGGTGCATCCGATCCAGGAAACCGGCAAGCGGCCGACGGCGGGGCTGGACCGCAACCTCGCCTATCTGGGGCTGGTCGAGGCGATCTACGGCTATCCGCTGGACGGGGTGGTGCTGACCACGGGCTGCGACAAGACGACGCCCGCGCTGCTGATGGCGGCGGCGACGGTGAATATTCCCGCGATTGCCCTGTCGGTCGGACCGATGCTCAATGGCTGGCACAAGGGCGAGCGCACCGGGTCGGGAACCATCGTGTGGCATGCGCGGCAATTGCTCGCGGCGGGCAAGATCGATGATGAGGGCTTCATCAAGCTGGTGGCGTCTTCGGCGCCCTCGACCGGCTATTGCAACACCATGGGCACGGCGACGACGATGAACTCGCTGGCCGAAGCGCTGGGCATGATGCTGCCCGGATCGGCGGCGATCCCGGCGCCCTATCGCGATCGGCAGGAGGTCGCCTATCGGACCGGCAAGCGCATTGTCGAGATGGTGGCGGAGGATCTGAAGCCTTCCGATATTTTGACGCTGGACGCCTTCCATAACGCCATTGTGGTGAACTCGGCCATTGGCGGATCGACCAATGCGCCGATCCACCTGGCCGCCATTGCGCGCCATGCCGGCATCGACCTGCCGCTCAAGGATTGGGAGACGGTCGGGCATAAGGTGCCGCTGCTGGTGAACCTCCAGCCTGCGGGCGAATATCTGGGCGAGGATTATTATCGTGCCGGTGGCGTGCCCGCCGTGGTCAGCCAGCTTATCGGGCAAGGACTGATCCGCGAGGGCGCGATGACCGTCAACGGCAAAACCATCGGCCAGAACTGCAGGGGCGTGGAGATCGAGGATGAGAAGGTCATCCGTCCGTTCAACCAGCCGCTCAAGGAAGAGGCGGGCTTTCTCGTCCTGTCGGGCAATCTGTTCGACGCGGCGGTGATGAAGACCAGCGTGATCTCCGAGGAGTTCCGCAGCCGCTATCTCTCCAACCCCAACGACCCCAATGCCTTTGAAGGTCCGGCGGTCGTGTTCGACGGGCCAGAGGATTATCACCGCCGCATTGATGATCCAGCGGTCGGCATCACGCCCGACACGCTGCTGTTCATGCGCGGCGCTGGCCCCATCGGCTATCCAGGCGCGGCGGAGGTCGTGAACATGCGGCCGCCCGCTTATCTGATCACCGAAGGCATCTCCGCCCTGCCCTGCATCGGTGACGGACGTCAGTCGGGCACGTCGGGCAGCCCCTCGATCCTCAACGCCTCGCCCGAAGCGGCGGCGATGGGTGGGCTTGCACTGCTGCGGACCGGCGACCGGGTGCGGATGGACCTCAACACCGGCACGGTGAACGTCCTCATTCCCGACGAGGAACTGGAAGCGCGCCGGGCTAAGCTGGTGGCGGAGGGCGGGTTCAAATATCCCGCCTCCCAGACCCCGTGGCAGGAAATCCAGCGCGCCGTCGTCGGCCAGATGAATACAGGCGCGATCCTCGAAGGCGCGGAGAAATATCAGCGCATCGCCCAGACCATGGGCCTGCCCCGCGACAATCATTGA